One Cryptomeria japonica chromosome 9, Sugi_1.0, whole genome shotgun sequence genomic window carries:
- the LOC131030226 gene encoding protein GLUTAMINE DUMPER 3 yields MDAPRRILFTQVSHQSYNEAHFGWRSPLVYLFVAVAAMLFIVGFASFILVCTWCRLANDHMRANSNTRQPDAVSPDSGPLKPQAILVEDEEQGGNMLVIMPGDQKPSFVATQVPSAPHVAENRG; encoded by the coding sequence ATGGATGCTCCACGGAGAATTCTGTTCACACAAGTGAGCCACCAGTCGTATAATGAAGCGCATTTTGGATGGCGGTCTCCTCTGGTGTATTTATTCGTTGCAGTGGCAGCTATGTTGTTCATTGTTGGCTTTGCTTCTTTCATTCTGGTGTGCACCTGGTGCAGGTTGGCTAATGATCATATGAGGGCAAATTCAAATACACGGCAGCCTGATGCTGTGTCACCTGATTCTGGCCCTCTGAAACCTCAGGCTATACTTGTTGAGGATGAAGAACAAGGGGGAAATATGCTGGTTATTATGCCTGGTGACCAGAAACCCTCTTTTGTAGCCACACAAGTGCCCTCTGCGCCTCATGTTGCAGAAAATAGAGGATAG